In one window of Thermoanaerobaculia bacterium DNA:
- a CDS encoding YdeI/OmpD-associated family protein, translating to MASTDPRIDAYIAQAAPFAQPILGHLRKLVHQAEPQIAETIKWGMPFFECGGIVCHMAAFKSHCAFGLWRGGPTSKTGKEDDAMGHFGRITTLAELPQDVVIVQLVRASVARNSSGEKVPAKPRTRRAALPVPAELRAALAKNRAAQATFEAFPPSHRREYLEWISEAKTAVTRDKRIATTVEWLACGKSRMWKYRK from the coding sequence ATGGCCAGCACCGACCCGCGAATCGACGCCTACATCGCCCAAGCCGCTCCCTTCGCCCAGCCGATTCTCGGCCATTTGCGGAAACTCGTGCACCAGGCGGAACCGCAGATCGCGGAGACGATCAAGTGGGGGATGCCTTTCTTCGAATGCGGCGGCATCGTCTGTCACATGGCGGCCTTCAAGTCGCACTGCGCCTTCGGGCTCTGGCGTGGCGGACCGACCTCGAAGACCGGCAAGGAAGACGACGCAATGGGACACTTCGGACGGATCACGACGCTCGCCGAGCTGCCGCAGGACGTCGTGATCGTGCAGCTCGTGAGGGCTTCGGTCGCCCGCAACTCGAGCGGCGAAAAGGTCCCGGCGAAGCCCAGGACCCGCCGTGCAGCGCTCCCTGTGCCTGCGGAGCTCCGCGCTGCGCTGGCGAAGAACCGCGCCGCCCAGGCGACGTTCGAAGCCTTTCCACCGAGCCATCGACGCGAGTACCTCGAGTGGATCAGCGAAGCGAAGACCGCCGTAACGCGCGACAAGCGGATCGCGACCACGGTGGAGTGGCTCGCCTGTGGCAAGTCGCGGATGTGGAAGTACCGCAAGTGA